In bacterium, one genomic interval encodes:
- the dnaB gene encoding replicative DNA helicase has translation MKNSVDRVPPQNIEAEIAVLGSILLDKNLIDIAGDKLKPQHFYRNEHQLIFRAILDLYGEDKPIDLISLTDRLKKKGELEKIGGASFLSTLVSSIPTTANIEHYATIVREKAVLRELIEVSSDIIGKCYAGKEDGSKLLDKAEQNIFNIAQQKIATGFVCIKDLISDSIELAEKLSKKKEYITGLATDFKDLDDRTSGLHPSELIIIAGRPSMGKTSLALNIARNVAVGEKKPVAIFSLEMSKEQLVQRLLCVESRVDSHKLRTGFLAEEDWPKLTMGAGALFEAPIFVDDSSSLTALELRAKARRLKSREDIALVVVDYLQLMSGESNTENRQQEIADISRSLKGLARELQIPVIGVSQLSRRVEMREDHRPRLSDLRESGALEQDADVVMLLLREEYYNPDNEEVKGKAELNIAKQRNGPVGTIDLVFLKEYTKFEDVAYTRE, from the coding sequence ATGAAAAATTCTGTTGATAGAGTTCCACCTCAAAATATAGAAGCGGAAATTGCCGTTTTAGGCTCTATTCTATTGGATAAAAACCTGATTGACATTGCGGGGGATAAATTAAAACCCCAGCATTTTTATCGCAATGAACATCAATTAATTTTTAGAGCGATATTAGACCTATATGGTGAAGATAAGCCCATAGACTTAATATCTCTTACCGACCGATTAAAAAAGAAAGGCGAGTTGGAAAAAATAGGCGGGGCTTCTTTTTTAAGCACTCTGGTATCCTCAATACCAACTACAGCAAATATAGAACATTATGCGACAATTGTTAGAGAAAAAGCTGTTTTAAGAGAGCTTATTGAGGTCTCTTCGGATATCATAGGTAAATGCTATGCCGGCAAAGAAGATGGCTCCAAACTCCTCGACAAAGCAGAGCAAAACATCTTTAATATCGCTCAACAGAAAATTGCCACGGGATTTGTATGCATAAAGGACTTGATTTCGGACTCAATAGAGTTAGCGGAAAAACTGTCTAAAAAGAAAGAATATATAACGGGTTTAGCAACCGATTTTAAAGATTTAGACGACAGGACTTCGGGGCTTCATCCTTCCGAGCTTATAATAATTGCCGGCAGGCCATCTATGGGAAAAACGAGTTTAGCATTAAATATTGCAAGAAATGTTGCCGTTGGAGAGAAAAAGCCTGTTGCAATCTTTTCGCTGGAAATGTCTAAAGAACAGTTAGTTCAGAGATTGCTTTGTGTTGAATCCAGGGTTGATTCACATAAATTAAGAACTGGCTTCTTGGCGGAAGAAGATTGGCCTAAATTAACAATGGGGGCAGGAGCTTTATTCGAAGCGCCCATATTTGTGGACGATTCCTCTTCTTTAACTGCATTAGAATTAAGGGCTAAGGCAAGAAGATTAAAATCACGAGAAGATATCGCCCTTGTTGTTGTGGATTATCTTCAGCTTATGAGCGGGGAGTCAAATACGGAAAATCGCCAGCAAGAAATCGCAGATATTTCAAGATCTTTAAAAGGATTGGCTAGAGAATTACAGATTCCTGTTATAGGTGTATCACAGCTTTCCCGCAGAGTAGAAATGAGAGAAGACCATCGCCCAAGATTATCCGATTTGAGAGAATCGGGAGCATTGGAACAAGATGCTGACGTAGTAATGCTTTTACTAAGAGAAGAATATTACAACCCCGACAACGAAGAGGTGAAAGGCAAAGCAGAGTTAAATATCGCCAAACAGAGAAACGGCCCTGTTGGGACGATAGACCTTGTCTTCCTTAAAGAATATACTAAATTTGAAGACGTGGCTTATACAAGGGAATAA
- a CDS encoding polysaccharide biosynthesis C-terminal domain-containing protein produces the protein MAEVNEKQSLNQSTTDTMANDSGQAPNQNKFDSEQAFLDKQFENMRMISIFLFPLVAFLAFRAQDIFFFFFTEASNVFVLPFQIIIWSLIFIYFNSLLLKIALFINRQGMVVVSLGILIFYASILNLCLVPVYGLAGIGLATLISLAVMFGFAVFYLTRVGIKIPFYKTCEKPVIATMVVTLILHYTNTWSFPLALVSSIIGYSIILIIVTALDK, from the coding sequence ATGGCAGAGGTTAATGAAAAACAATCCTTGAATCAGTCCACCACTGACACAATGGCGAACGATTCAGGGCAAGCTCCGAACCAGAACAAGTTTGATTCAGAGCAAGCATTTTTAGACAAACAATTCGAAAATATGAGGATGATATCTATCTTCTTATTTCCCCTGGTTGCGTTTCTTGCTTTCCGCGCTCAAGATATTTTCTTTTTTTTCTTCACTGAAGCATCTAATGTATTTGTTTTGCCTTTCCAAATTATTATCTGGAGTCTAATTTTTATTTATTTCAATTCTTTATTGCTAAAAATAGCTTTATTTATAAACCGACAAGGAATGGTTGTCGTAAGTTTGGGAATATTGATTTTTTACGCCAGCATTTTAAACCTTTGCCTTGTTCCAGTTTATGGGTTGGCAGGCATCGGTCTTGCCACACTTATCAGTTTAGCTGTCATGTTTGGGTTTGCCGTGTTTTATCTTACAAGAGTTGGAATAAAAATTCCTTTTTATAAAACCTGCGAGAAGCCTGTGATTGCAACTATGGTAGTTACTTTGATTTTGCATTATACAAATACATGGTCGTTCCCACTTGCTCTTGTATCAAGCATAATCGGTTATTCGATAATATTGATAATAGTTACAGCTTTAGATAAATAG
- the radA gene encoding DNA repair protein RadA, with protein MKNPKATFVCQNCGYTSIKWLGKCPSCDSWNSLLEEAPSQPQDKYVWGNKPVILSQIKGQEQKRFSTGISEFDRVLGGGTVEGDVVLIGGEPGIGKSTLLLQVATTASQKGKKVLYVSGEESLSQIKLRAERLKIPSAQSGKNADLSILCEVSLERIKKFIEETSPDWIILDSIQTAYKSGVNSSPGSVSQIRECASDLIQLAKKNSKVLFLIGHVTKEGLIAGPRVLEHMVDAVLYFEGEKTGPFRILKTFKNRFGSTQEIGVFEMTEKGLKEILNPSEIFMSHNPSPSPGTVIASSIEGTRPLLVEIQALVTTATSMNFPRRVIAGVDYNRVLILLAVLEKIFRAPLHKYDLFINVVGGIKIEETGIDLPVIFAIISSLKNKPLPPGILFVGEVGLSGEVRGVSHIKARVKEAEKLGFKKCILPEVNLSSSPPATQTKADKIERIGVGDIVSALNKFFPN; from the coding sequence ATGAAGAACCCAAAAGCGACTTTTGTTTGTCAAAACTGCGGCTATACGTCTATAAAGTGGTTAGGTAAATGTCCTTCCTGTGACAGCTGGAATTCTCTGTTAGAAGAAGCTCCAAGTCAACCTCAAGATAAATACGTGTGGGGAAACAAACCTGTCATCCTTTCCCAAATAAAAGGGCAAGAACAAAAAAGATTTTCTACGGGTATATCTGAATTCGATAGAGTTTTAGGCGGCGGCACAGTAGAAGGCGATGTTGTTTTAATAGGTGGCGAGCCGGGCATAGGCAAATCAACGCTTTTATTACAAGTGGCAACAACGGCTTCGCAAAAAGGCAAAAAAGTTCTTTATGTTTCCGGCGAGGAATCGCTCTCTCAAATTAAACTGCGCGCCGAAAGATTAAAAATACCTTCAGCCCAATCTGGCAAAAACGCGGATTTAAGTATTCTCTGCGAGGTTAGTTTAGAAAGAATAAAAAAATTCATAGAGGAAACTTCGCCCGATTGGATTATTTTAGATTCCATACAAACAGCATATAAGTCGGGTGTTAATTCTTCCCCGGGTTCCGTCTCCCAAATAAGAGAATGCGCATCCGATTTGATTCAGCTTGCAAAAAAGAACTCGAAAGTCCTCTTTCTTATAGGCCATGTTACCAAAGAAGGTTTAATTGCCGGACCCAGGGTATTGGAGCATATGGTTGATGCCGTCCTTTATTTTGAAGGAGAAAAAACGGGTCCTTTCCGCATTTTAAAAACTTTTAAAAATAGGTTCGGCTCTACGCAGGAAATAGGTGTTTTTGAAATGACCGAGAAGGGCTTAAAAGAAATTCTCAATCCTTCCGAAATTTTTATGTCGCACAACCCTTCGCCTTCGCCGGGAACAGTTATCGCCTCTTCTATTGAAGGAACAAGGCCTCTTTTGGTAGAAATCCAGGCGCTTGTAACCACTGCCACATCAATGAATTTCCCTAGAAGAGTAATAGCCGGCGTGGATTATAACCGGGTGCTTATTTTATTAGCCGTCCTGGAGAAAATATTCAGAGCACCGCTTCATAAATACGATTTATTTATTAATGTAGTAGGAGGTATTAAAATAGAAGAAACGGGGATAGACTTACCAGTGATTTTTGCAATTATTTCTTCTTTAAAAAATAAACCTCTGCCGCCCGGGATTTTATTTGTCGGCGAGGTAGGCTTATCCGGCGAAGTAAGAGGTGTTTCCCATATTAAAGCCAGAGTAAAAGAAGCAGAGAAA
- the frr gene encoding ribosome recycling factor, whose amino-acid sequence MIKDILKKTEEKMKHCLDNLNHEFSVIRTGRATPALLDNVRVAYYETPTPISHLATVTADPGLIIIKPWDKATMSEIKNAILKADLGLVPSMEAEAIKIPVPSLSSERRQELIKIVHKITEEARVSIRNRRREAKENIEKTEKEEHISEDDAKRGLKELEHLTSNYIEKTNKSLEEKEKEIGTV is encoded by the coding sequence ATGATTAAAGATATTCTTAAAAAAACAGAAGAAAAGATGAAACACTGCCTTGATAATCTCAACCATGAATTTAGCGTTATAAGAACAGGTAGGGCAACGCCTGCGCTTCTTGATAATGTTAGAGTTGCTTATTACGAAACGCCAACCCCCATCAGTCATTTGGCAACCGTAACCGCAGACCCAGGATTGATTATTATAAAACCCTGGGACAAAGCCACAATGAGCGAAATTAAAAACGCAATTCTCAAGGCTGACTTGGGATTAGTGCCTTCAATGGAAGCGGAAGCAATAAAAATACCTGTCCCATCTCTTTCCAGCGAAAGAAGGCAGGAACTTATAAAAATAGTCCACAAAATAACCGAGGAAGCAAGGGTGTCCATCCGCAACAGAAGACGAGAAGCAAAAGAAAACATTGAAAAGACAGAGAAAGAAGAGCATATTTCTGAAGACGACGCAAAAAGAGGACTAAAAGAACTTGAACATCTGACCTCCAATTATATAGAAAAAACCAACAAGAGTTTAGAAGAGAAAGAAAAAGAAATTGGAACAGTATAA
- a CDS encoding elongation factor Ts, whose amino-acid sequence MSKKIDLILIKKLRAKTDAPIVDCKNSLEEANGDLTQAVEILRKKGITKGQEKKERVTSEGRIASYIHFGGKIGVLVEINCETDFVTRTDEFKNLVKDITMHIAASNPKYVAQKDVPEEVIKKETDLYNSQSSDKPAAIIEKIAQGKLKKFYSEVCLLNQPFVKDPSKTIGGLIDEHIGKIKENIQVKRFIRYHLGEQ is encoded by the coding sequence ATGAGTAAAAAAATAGACTTAATACTTATCAAGAAATTAAGAGCGAAAACTGATGCTCCTATTGTTGATTGCAAAAACTCGTTAGAAGAAGCCAATGGTGACTTAACACAAGCTGTGGAAATTTTGAGAAAAAAAGGCATTACTAAAGGACAGGAAAAAAAGGAAAGAGTAACTTCGGAAGGAAGGATTGCTTCGTATATACATTTTGGCGGTAAGATCGGCGTTTTGGTGGAAATTAACTGTGAAACGGACTTTGTGACAAGAACAGATGAATTTAAAAATTTGGTAAAAGACATTACTATGCACATCGCTGCAAGCAATCCGAAATATGTTGCACAGAAAGATGTCCCCGAAGAGGTTATCAAAAAGGAAACTGATTTGTATAATTCTCAATCTTCGGATAAACCCGCGGCAATAATAGAGAAAATAGCTCAAGGCAAACTCAAAAAATTCTATTCTGAAGTGTGCCTGCTTAACCAGCCATTCGTCAAAGACCCCAGCAAGACAATAGGGGGGCTTATAGATGAACACATAGGTAAGATCAAAGAAAACATCCAAGTGAAGCGGTTTATTCGTTATCATCTTGGCGAGCAGTAA
- a CDS encoding UMP kinase, with product MPKLLRRPTSKRPASRLALGLPKLTKRGKQRRTSRILVKLSGEFLGNPKDKISANNPLKIFISQIKDIKKTTQLEIAAVIGAGNIIRGLNAQGLGLDRYTSDYMGMIGTLINSLYLKNILQQNNIKSSIMSALEIKNICPLFYKERALKFLERGDVVILAGGTGNPYFSTDTAAALRAVELNADILLKATKVDGVYDCDPMINPKAKKFEQLTYQQVLEKNLKVMDLTAISLCKENNIPIIVCDIKNPHSIKKILKGEKVGTIITK from the coding sequence ATGCCAAAACTTTTACGCAGGCCCACCTCCAAGAGACCAGCTTCCCGCCTCGCTCTCGGCTTGCCAAAGCTGACAAAACGAGGCAAGCAAAGGCGAACCAGTCGCATATTGGTGAAACTGTCAGGTGAATTTTTAGGTAATCCTAAAGATAAGATTTCCGCAAATAATCCTTTAAAAATTTTCATCTCTCAAATAAAAGACATAAAAAAGACCACTCAATTAGAAATAGCGGCAGTAATCGGAGCCGGGAATATTATTCGCGGACTTAACGCACAAGGGTTGGGGTTAGATAGATACACTTCGGATTATATGGGAATGATTGGGACATTGATCAACTCTCTTTACTTAAAAAATATTCTACAGCAAAACAATATAAAAAGTTCCATTATGAGTGCATTGGAAATAAAAAACATATGCCCCTTGTTTTATAAAGAGCGGGCTTTGAAATTTTTAGAAAGAGGAGATGTAGTAATCTTAGCGGGCGGCACGGGCAACCCATATTTCTCCACCGACACCGCCGCCGCTTTAAGAGCTGTAGAGTTAAACGCCGACATACTATTAAAAGCCACAAAAGTTGACGGAGTTTACGATTGCGACCCTATGATTAACCCGAAAGCTAAAAAATTCGAACAATTAACTTATCAACAAGTCCTCGAAAAAAACTTAAAAGTAATGGATTTAACTGCTATATCCTTATGTAAAGAAAATAATATTCCCATTATAGTCTGTGATATAAAGAACCCTCACAGCATCAAAAAAATATTAAAAGGCGAAAAAGTAGGGACGATAATAACGAAATAG
- the rpsB gene encoding 30S ribosomal protein S2 has protein sequence MTKEVISISEALEVALHFGHPTNRWNPKMAQYIYGKKEGIHIIDLTKTVKKFQEAYDFVKKLAAEGKTFLLVGTKKQAQETILAEAKRADVFYVVDRWLGGTLTNFETLKKSTNRLKELEKMEESGKIDTLIKKEAVKLKKEKAKLEKNFAGIKNMEKFPDCMFIVDTHREKIAVAEARKLGITIVGLIDTNCDPREVNYPIPANDDTIRAVKLITTRIVDAILEGRKAAIKKLKKDEKEAHVEVLAEGAEQKKIDAPAPTPTEEKQADAQQKTSEKTKEVKKPASKKADDQSKGAK, from the coding sequence TTGACGAAAGAAGTTATTTCTATTTCTGAAGCATTGGAAGTGGCATTACATTTTGGTCATCCGACAAACAGATGGAACCCAAAGATGGCGCAGTATATCTACGGCAAAAAAGAAGGAATACATATTATCGACCTCACCAAAACAGTTAAGAAGTTCCAGGAAGCGTATGACTTCGTAAAAAAACTGGCAGCCGAAGGTAAAACTTTTTTACTGGTTGGGACAAAAAAACAAGCACAAGAAACGATACTTGCCGAAGCTAAACGAGCAGACGTTTTTTATGTAGTTGACCGATGGCTTGGCGGAACGCTGACAAATTTTGAGACACTTAAAAAATCCACAAATCGCCTTAAAGAACTTGAAAAAATGGAAGAAAGCGGGAAAATAGATACACTAATCAAAAAAGAAGCAGTCAAGCTAAAAAAAGAGAAGGCAAAACTGGAAAAGAACTTTGCGGGCATAAAAAACATGGAAAAATTTCCAGATTGTATGTTTATCGTTGATACCCACAGAGAAAAAATAGCCGTTGCCGAAGCAAGAAAATTAGGAATAACTATTGTGGGTTTGATAGATACAAACTGCGACCCCAGAGAAGTTAATTATCCTATCCCCGCAAACGATGACACTATCAGAGCTGTAAAGCTAATCACCACAAGAATAGTTGACGCTATTTTGGAAGGCAGAAAAGCAGCAATTAAGAAGCTCAAAAAAGATGAAAAAGAAGCTCACGTAGAAGTTTTAGCCGAAGGCGCCGAACAGAAAAAAATAGATGCCCCTGCGCCCACTCCAACCGAAGAAAAACAGGCGGATGCGCAACAAAAGACAAGTGAGAAAACAAAAGAAGTCAAGAAACCTGCATCAAAAAAGGCAGACGATCAAAGTAAAGGTGCAAAATGA